A region of Vigna radiata var. radiata cultivar VC1973A chromosome 6, Vradiata_ver6, whole genome shotgun sequence DNA encodes the following proteins:
- the LOC106764779 gene encoding rho GTPase-activating protein 7 isoform X2: MSASLAAFERPRPGASNTVFKSGPLFISSKGIGWKSWKKRWFILTRTSLVFFKNDPTALPQRGGEVNLTLGGIDLNNSGSVVVREDKKLLTVLFPDGRDGRAFTLKAETSEDLFEWKTALEQALAQAPNAALVMGHNGIFRSDASDSIEGSFHQWRDKRPIKSLVVGRPILLALEDIDGGPSFLEKALRFLEKYGVKVEGILRQSADVEEVDRRVQEYEQGKTEFGPEEDAHVVGDCVKHVLRELPSSPVPASCCTALLEAYKIDRKEARINAMRCAILETFPEPNRRLLQRILKMMHTIGSHSQENRMTQSAVAACMAPLLLRPLLAGECELEDEFDVSGDSSAQLLAAANAANNAQAIITTLLEEYENIFDEENIQRCSMSADSRVENSGSEDSTDDDNIDVKENGYHDAENEVDQETDEDADRVQSGKLSESSGYAGSDLYDYKAFGGDDSDVGSSSSNHVKTENANLNAVPDTPLTEDQNKQRKGSENPVDDNDPSNLLPSTESYRSMGEILSSVVESGAVKQTGKASSASFSSKRSAFWGRSNPRKTPSVESVDSSGEEELAIQRLEIAKNDLQHRIAKEARGNAILQASLERRKQALHERRLALEQDVSRLQEQLQAERDLRAALEVGLSMSSGQLSNSRGMDSKTKAELEEIALAEADVARLKQKVAELHHQLNQQRQHHYGSLTDVGDRYQHAQNHPQQRFLQQDFDSTLAFCNHERKQRTEENLMGTDWRNIKGQVLASGNGSRQPSRKQFVESSPSDSKSTEASTSMSVDDLGAVDSASVPSTSRAAEVGEYARHPSVASSTLVELTTRLDFFKERRSQLMEQLHNLDLNYGSTTSQDFVYKPSSPSWS; encoded by the exons ATGTCTGCTTCTTTAGCGGCTTTTGAGCGTCCGAGACCTGGTGCTTCTAATACG GTTTTTAAGAGTGGGCCGCTTTTCATATCTTCAAAAG GAATAGGTTGGAAGTCTTGGAAGAAGCGGTGGTTTATACTCACACGCACGTCACTGGTTTTCTTCAAAAATGATCCT ACTGCCCTTCCACAGAGAGGGGGTGAAGTAAACCTGACATTGGGAGGTATAGACTTAAACAATTCAGGGAG tGTTGTTGTTAGAGAAGACAAAAAGCTTCTTACAGTATTATTTCCAGATGGAAGGGATGGGCGAGCATTTACCCTTaag GCTGAGACATCAGAAGACCTGTTTGAATGGAAGACAGCCCTTGAACAAGCGCTTGCACAGGCACCAAATGCTGCCCTTGTTATGGGACACAATGGGATTTTTCGGAGTGATGCTAGTGATTCTATTGAAGGGTCTTTCCATCAAT GGAGGGACAAGCGCCCAATTAAGTCTCTGGTCGTTGGAAGACCAATTCTGCTAGCTCTAGAAGATATTGATGGAGGTCCATCTTTCCTTGAGAAAGCTCTTCGGTTTCTAGAGAAGTATG GAGTTAAAGTTGAAGGAATACTGCGGCAGTCTGCAGATGTTGAGGAAGTAGATAGGAGAGTTCAAGAATACGAACAAG GCAAGACTGAATTTGGTCCTGAGGAGGATGCTCATGTTGTTGGTGACTGTGTTAAG CATGTTCTGAGGGAGCTTCCCTCCTCTCCAGTTCCTGCCTCATGCTGCACTGCTTTGTTGGAGGCTTATA AAATTGATCGTAAGGAAGCTAGGATTAATGCAATGCGATGTGCTATATTGGAGACTTTTCCTGAGCCAAATCGCCGATTGTTACAAAg AATTCTGAAGATGATGCACACAATTGGTTCTCATTCTCAAGAGAATAGGATGACTCAATCTGCTGTTGCTGCTTGCATGGCACCCTTGCTTTTACGACCTCTGCTAGCTGGAGAGTGTGAGCTGGAGGATGAATTTGATGTCAGTGGTGATAGTTCAGCTCAGCTTCTTGCCGCCGCCAATGCTGCTAATAATGCTCAAGCCATTATTACCACTTTGTTGGAGGAGTATGAGAATATATTTGAT GAAGAAAATATACAGAGATGTTCCATGTCAGCAGATTCTCGGGTTGAAAACAGTGGGAGTGAAGATTCAACTGATGATGATAATATAGATGTGAAAGAAAATGGTTACCATGATGCAGAGAATGAAGTTGATCAGGAGACAGATGAAGATGCTGATCGTGTTCAGAGTGGAAAATTGAGTGAAAGTAGTGGTTATGCTGGCAGTGATCTTTATGATTATAAG GCATTTGGAGGTGATGACTCTGATGTTGGATCATCCAGTAGTAACCATGTTAAGACAGAAAATGCTAATCTAAATGCTGTTCCAGATACCCCACTGACTGAGGATCAAAACAAGCAAAGAAAGGGCAGTGAAAACCCAGTTGATGATAATGATCCTTCAAATTTGTTGCCTTCCACTGAATCTTATCGATCTATGGGTGAGATTTTATCTTCTGTGGTTGAATCAGGAGCTGTGAAGCAAACTGGTAAAGCAAGTAGTGCTAGTTTCAGTTCTAAGCGGTCAGCATTCTGGGGAAGGAGCAat CCAAGGAAGACACCATCAGTGGAGTCAGTTGATTCTTCCGGAGAAGAGGA GCTTGCTATTCAGAGGCTAGAGATTGCAAAAAATGATTTGCAACACAGAATTGCAAAGGAG GCTAGAGGCAATGCAATTTTACAAGCAAGCTTAGAGAGAAGGAAGCAGGCCTTGCATGAGCGGCGTTTGGCACTTGAGCAAGAT GTTTCAAGATTGCAAGAACAGTTGCAAGCTGAGAGGGATCTTAGAGCTGCATTGGAAGTAGGTTTGAGTATGTCTTCAGGACAGCTTTCCAATTCACGTGGCATGGATTCCAAG ACAAAGGCTGAACTGGAAGAGATAGCACTTGCAGAAGCCGACGTGGCCAGATTGAAGCAGAAGGTTGCAGAACTCCATCATCAACTTAATCAGCAACGACAGCATCACTATGGATCACTTACTGATGTGGGTGATCGATACCAGCATGCCCAGAATCATCCTCAACA GAGATTTCTTCAGCAAGATTTTGATTCAACCCTGGCCTTCTGTAATCATGAAAGGAAACAAAGAACTGAG GAGAATTTGATGGGCACTGATTGGAGAAATATCAAAGGACAAGTATTGGCATCTGGTAATGGTAGTAGGCAGCCTTCTCGAAAGCAATTTGTAGAGTCAAGCCCTAGTGATTCAAAAAGCACTGAGGCATCAACAAGCATGTCCGTAGACGATCTCGGTGCCGTCGACTCTGCCTCTGTGCCCTCCACCTCAAGGGCAGCAGAG GTGGGTGAATATGCAAGACATCCATCTGTAGCATCTTCAACGTTAGTAGAGTTAACCACTCGTCTCGATTTTTTCAAGGAACGGCGGTCCCAGCTGATGGAACAACTCCATAACCTTGATTTGAATTATGGTTCTACAACTTCCCAAGACTTTGTCTATAAACCATCGTCACCATCATGGAGTTGA
- the LOC106764779 gene encoding rho GTPase-activating protein 7 isoform X3 yields MSASLAAFERPRPGASNTVFKSGPLFISSKGIGWKSWKKRWFILTRTSLVFFKNDPTALPQRGGEVNLTLGGIDLNNSGSVVVREDKKLLTVLFPDGRDGRAFTLKAETSEDLFEWKTALEQALAQAPNAALVMGHNGIFRSDASDSIEGSFHQWRDKRPIKSLVVGRPILLALEDIDGGPSFLEKALRFLEKYGVKVEGILRQSADVEEVDRRVQEYEQGKTEFGPEEDAHVVGDCVKHVLRELPSSPVPASCCTALLEAYKIDRKEARINAMRCAILETFPEPNRRLLQRILKMMHTIGSHSQENRMTQSAVAACMAPLLLRPLLAGECELEDEFDVSGDSSAQLLAAANAANNAQAIITTLLEEYENIFDEENIQRCSMSADSRVENSGSEDSTDDDNIDVKENGYHDAENEVDQETDEDADRVQSGKLSESSGYAGSDLYDYKAFGGDDSDVGSSSSNHVKTENANLNAVPDTPLTEDQNKQRKGSENPVDDNDPSNLLPSTESYRSMGEILSSVVESGAVKQTGKASSASFSSKRSAFWGRSNQPRKTPSVESVDSSGEEELAIQRLEIAKNDLQHRIAKEARGNAILQASLERRKQALHERRLALEQDVSRLQEQLQAERDLRAALEVGLSMSSGQLSNSRGMDSKTKAELEEIALAEADVARLKQKVAELHHQLNQQRQHHYGSLTDVGDRYQHAQNHPQQRFLQQDFDSTLAFCNHERKQRTEENLMGTDWRNIKGQVLASGNGSRQPSRKQFVESSPSDSKSTEASTSMSVDDLGAVDSASVPSTSRAAEYIMAESVCFLNGDD; encoded by the exons ATGTCTGCTTCTTTAGCGGCTTTTGAGCGTCCGAGACCTGGTGCTTCTAATACG GTTTTTAAGAGTGGGCCGCTTTTCATATCTTCAAAAG GAATAGGTTGGAAGTCTTGGAAGAAGCGGTGGTTTATACTCACACGCACGTCACTGGTTTTCTTCAAAAATGATCCT ACTGCCCTTCCACAGAGAGGGGGTGAAGTAAACCTGACATTGGGAGGTATAGACTTAAACAATTCAGGGAG tGTTGTTGTTAGAGAAGACAAAAAGCTTCTTACAGTATTATTTCCAGATGGAAGGGATGGGCGAGCATTTACCCTTaag GCTGAGACATCAGAAGACCTGTTTGAATGGAAGACAGCCCTTGAACAAGCGCTTGCACAGGCACCAAATGCTGCCCTTGTTATGGGACACAATGGGATTTTTCGGAGTGATGCTAGTGATTCTATTGAAGGGTCTTTCCATCAAT GGAGGGACAAGCGCCCAATTAAGTCTCTGGTCGTTGGAAGACCAATTCTGCTAGCTCTAGAAGATATTGATGGAGGTCCATCTTTCCTTGAGAAAGCTCTTCGGTTTCTAGAGAAGTATG GAGTTAAAGTTGAAGGAATACTGCGGCAGTCTGCAGATGTTGAGGAAGTAGATAGGAGAGTTCAAGAATACGAACAAG GCAAGACTGAATTTGGTCCTGAGGAGGATGCTCATGTTGTTGGTGACTGTGTTAAG CATGTTCTGAGGGAGCTTCCCTCCTCTCCAGTTCCTGCCTCATGCTGCACTGCTTTGTTGGAGGCTTATA AAATTGATCGTAAGGAAGCTAGGATTAATGCAATGCGATGTGCTATATTGGAGACTTTTCCTGAGCCAAATCGCCGATTGTTACAAAg AATTCTGAAGATGATGCACACAATTGGTTCTCATTCTCAAGAGAATAGGATGACTCAATCTGCTGTTGCTGCTTGCATGGCACCCTTGCTTTTACGACCTCTGCTAGCTGGAGAGTGTGAGCTGGAGGATGAATTTGATGTCAGTGGTGATAGTTCAGCTCAGCTTCTTGCCGCCGCCAATGCTGCTAATAATGCTCAAGCCATTATTACCACTTTGTTGGAGGAGTATGAGAATATATTTGAT GAAGAAAATATACAGAGATGTTCCATGTCAGCAGATTCTCGGGTTGAAAACAGTGGGAGTGAAGATTCAACTGATGATGATAATATAGATGTGAAAGAAAATGGTTACCATGATGCAGAGAATGAAGTTGATCAGGAGACAGATGAAGATGCTGATCGTGTTCAGAGTGGAAAATTGAGTGAAAGTAGTGGTTATGCTGGCAGTGATCTTTATGATTATAAG GCATTTGGAGGTGATGACTCTGATGTTGGATCATCCAGTAGTAACCATGTTAAGACAGAAAATGCTAATCTAAATGCTGTTCCAGATACCCCACTGACTGAGGATCAAAACAAGCAAAGAAAGGGCAGTGAAAACCCAGTTGATGATAATGATCCTTCAAATTTGTTGCCTTCCACTGAATCTTATCGATCTATGGGTGAGATTTTATCTTCTGTGGTTGAATCAGGAGCTGTGAAGCAAACTGGTAAAGCAAGTAGTGCTAGTTTCAGTTCTAAGCGGTCAGCATTCTGGGGAAGGAGCAat CAGCCAAGGAAGACACCATCAGTGGAGTCAGTTGATTCTTCCGGAGAAGAGGA GCTTGCTATTCAGAGGCTAGAGATTGCAAAAAATGATTTGCAACACAGAATTGCAAAGGAG GCTAGAGGCAATGCAATTTTACAAGCAAGCTTAGAGAGAAGGAAGCAGGCCTTGCATGAGCGGCGTTTGGCACTTGAGCAAGAT GTTTCAAGATTGCAAGAACAGTTGCAAGCTGAGAGGGATCTTAGAGCTGCATTGGAAGTAGGTTTGAGTATGTCTTCAGGACAGCTTTCCAATTCACGTGGCATGGATTCCAAG ACAAAGGCTGAACTGGAAGAGATAGCACTTGCAGAAGCCGACGTGGCCAGATTGAAGCAGAAGGTTGCAGAACTCCATCATCAACTTAATCAGCAACGACAGCATCACTATGGATCACTTACTGATGTGGGTGATCGATACCAGCATGCCCAGAATCATCCTCAACA GAGATTTCTTCAGCAAGATTTTGATTCAACCCTGGCCTTCTGTAATCATGAAAGGAAACAAAGAACTGAG GAGAATTTGATGGGCACTGATTGGAGAAATATCAAAGGACAAGTATTGGCATCTGGTAATGGTAGTAGGCAGCCTTCTCGAAAGCAATTTGTAGAGTCAAGCCCTAGTGATTCAAAAAGCACTGAGGCATCAACAAGCATGTCCGTAGACGATCTCGGTGCCGTCGACTCTGCCTCTGTGCCCTCCACCTCAAGGGCAGCAGAG TATATTATGGCAGAATCTGTCTGCTTTCTGAATGGAGATGATTAG
- the LOC106764779 gene encoding rho GTPase-activating protein 7 isoform X1 translates to MSASLAAFERPRPGASNTVFKSGPLFISSKGIGWKSWKKRWFILTRTSLVFFKNDPTALPQRGGEVNLTLGGIDLNNSGSVVVREDKKLLTVLFPDGRDGRAFTLKAETSEDLFEWKTALEQALAQAPNAALVMGHNGIFRSDASDSIEGSFHQWRDKRPIKSLVVGRPILLALEDIDGGPSFLEKALRFLEKYGVKVEGILRQSADVEEVDRRVQEYEQGKTEFGPEEDAHVVGDCVKHVLRELPSSPVPASCCTALLEAYKIDRKEARINAMRCAILETFPEPNRRLLQRILKMMHTIGSHSQENRMTQSAVAACMAPLLLRPLLAGECELEDEFDVSGDSSAQLLAAANAANNAQAIITTLLEEYENIFDEENIQRCSMSADSRVENSGSEDSTDDDNIDVKENGYHDAENEVDQETDEDADRVQSGKLSESSGYAGSDLYDYKAFGGDDSDVGSSSSNHVKTENANLNAVPDTPLTEDQNKQRKGSENPVDDNDPSNLLPSTESYRSMGEILSSVVESGAVKQTGKASSASFSSKRSAFWGRSNQPRKTPSVESVDSSGEEELAIQRLEIAKNDLQHRIAKEARGNAILQASLERRKQALHERRLALEQDVSRLQEQLQAERDLRAALEVGLSMSSGQLSNSRGMDSKTKAELEEIALAEADVARLKQKVAELHHQLNQQRQHHYGSLTDVGDRYQHAQNHPQQRFLQQDFDSTLAFCNHERKQRTEENLMGTDWRNIKGQVLASGNGSRQPSRKQFVESSPSDSKSTEASTSMSVDDLGAVDSASVPSTSRAAEVGEYARHPSVASSTLVELTTRLDFFKERRSQLMEQLHNLDLNYGSTTSQDFVYKPSSPSWS, encoded by the exons ATGTCTGCTTCTTTAGCGGCTTTTGAGCGTCCGAGACCTGGTGCTTCTAATACG GTTTTTAAGAGTGGGCCGCTTTTCATATCTTCAAAAG GAATAGGTTGGAAGTCTTGGAAGAAGCGGTGGTTTATACTCACACGCACGTCACTGGTTTTCTTCAAAAATGATCCT ACTGCCCTTCCACAGAGAGGGGGTGAAGTAAACCTGACATTGGGAGGTATAGACTTAAACAATTCAGGGAG tGTTGTTGTTAGAGAAGACAAAAAGCTTCTTACAGTATTATTTCCAGATGGAAGGGATGGGCGAGCATTTACCCTTaag GCTGAGACATCAGAAGACCTGTTTGAATGGAAGACAGCCCTTGAACAAGCGCTTGCACAGGCACCAAATGCTGCCCTTGTTATGGGACACAATGGGATTTTTCGGAGTGATGCTAGTGATTCTATTGAAGGGTCTTTCCATCAAT GGAGGGACAAGCGCCCAATTAAGTCTCTGGTCGTTGGAAGACCAATTCTGCTAGCTCTAGAAGATATTGATGGAGGTCCATCTTTCCTTGAGAAAGCTCTTCGGTTTCTAGAGAAGTATG GAGTTAAAGTTGAAGGAATACTGCGGCAGTCTGCAGATGTTGAGGAAGTAGATAGGAGAGTTCAAGAATACGAACAAG GCAAGACTGAATTTGGTCCTGAGGAGGATGCTCATGTTGTTGGTGACTGTGTTAAG CATGTTCTGAGGGAGCTTCCCTCCTCTCCAGTTCCTGCCTCATGCTGCACTGCTTTGTTGGAGGCTTATA AAATTGATCGTAAGGAAGCTAGGATTAATGCAATGCGATGTGCTATATTGGAGACTTTTCCTGAGCCAAATCGCCGATTGTTACAAAg AATTCTGAAGATGATGCACACAATTGGTTCTCATTCTCAAGAGAATAGGATGACTCAATCTGCTGTTGCTGCTTGCATGGCACCCTTGCTTTTACGACCTCTGCTAGCTGGAGAGTGTGAGCTGGAGGATGAATTTGATGTCAGTGGTGATAGTTCAGCTCAGCTTCTTGCCGCCGCCAATGCTGCTAATAATGCTCAAGCCATTATTACCACTTTGTTGGAGGAGTATGAGAATATATTTGAT GAAGAAAATATACAGAGATGTTCCATGTCAGCAGATTCTCGGGTTGAAAACAGTGGGAGTGAAGATTCAACTGATGATGATAATATAGATGTGAAAGAAAATGGTTACCATGATGCAGAGAATGAAGTTGATCAGGAGACAGATGAAGATGCTGATCGTGTTCAGAGTGGAAAATTGAGTGAAAGTAGTGGTTATGCTGGCAGTGATCTTTATGATTATAAG GCATTTGGAGGTGATGACTCTGATGTTGGATCATCCAGTAGTAACCATGTTAAGACAGAAAATGCTAATCTAAATGCTGTTCCAGATACCCCACTGACTGAGGATCAAAACAAGCAAAGAAAGGGCAGTGAAAACCCAGTTGATGATAATGATCCTTCAAATTTGTTGCCTTCCACTGAATCTTATCGATCTATGGGTGAGATTTTATCTTCTGTGGTTGAATCAGGAGCTGTGAAGCAAACTGGTAAAGCAAGTAGTGCTAGTTTCAGTTCTAAGCGGTCAGCATTCTGGGGAAGGAGCAat CAGCCAAGGAAGACACCATCAGTGGAGTCAGTTGATTCTTCCGGAGAAGAGGA GCTTGCTATTCAGAGGCTAGAGATTGCAAAAAATGATTTGCAACACAGAATTGCAAAGGAG GCTAGAGGCAATGCAATTTTACAAGCAAGCTTAGAGAGAAGGAAGCAGGCCTTGCATGAGCGGCGTTTGGCACTTGAGCAAGAT GTTTCAAGATTGCAAGAACAGTTGCAAGCTGAGAGGGATCTTAGAGCTGCATTGGAAGTAGGTTTGAGTATGTCTTCAGGACAGCTTTCCAATTCACGTGGCATGGATTCCAAG ACAAAGGCTGAACTGGAAGAGATAGCACTTGCAGAAGCCGACGTGGCCAGATTGAAGCAGAAGGTTGCAGAACTCCATCATCAACTTAATCAGCAACGACAGCATCACTATGGATCACTTACTGATGTGGGTGATCGATACCAGCATGCCCAGAATCATCCTCAACA GAGATTTCTTCAGCAAGATTTTGATTCAACCCTGGCCTTCTGTAATCATGAAAGGAAACAAAGAACTGAG GAGAATTTGATGGGCACTGATTGGAGAAATATCAAAGGACAAGTATTGGCATCTGGTAATGGTAGTAGGCAGCCTTCTCGAAAGCAATTTGTAGAGTCAAGCCCTAGTGATTCAAAAAGCACTGAGGCATCAACAAGCATGTCCGTAGACGATCTCGGTGCCGTCGACTCTGCCTCTGTGCCCTCCACCTCAAGGGCAGCAGAG GTGGGTGAATATGCAAGACATCCATCTGTAGCATCTTCAACGTTAGTAGAGTTAACCACTCGTCTCGATTTTTTCAAGGAACGGCGGTCCCAGCTGATGGAACAACTCCATAACCTTGATTTGAATTATGGTTCTACAACTTCCCAAGACTTTGTCTATAAACCATCGTCACCATCATGGAGTTGA
- the LOC106763885 gene encoding vesicle transport protein GOT1: MVSFEMNDRKKIGLGLTGFGIFFSFLGIIFFFDKGLLAIGNILFVSGVTLTIGLKSTMQFFMKQSNFKGTISFGVGFFILIIGWPILGMIIELYGFIILFSGFWPTLAVFIQKIPVLGWLVEQPYIRSLFDRYRGKRVPV, encoded by the exons ATGGTTTCTTTTGAGATGAATGATCGAAAGA AGATCGGATTAGGGTTAACTGGATTTGGTATATTTTTCTCATTCCTTGGGATTATCTTCTTCTTTGACAAGGGACTGCTAGCCATTGGAAAT ATCCTGTTTGTTTCTGGAGTGACCCTAACCATTGGGCTGAAGTCCACTATGCAATTTTTCATGAAACAAAGTAATTTCAAG GGGACAATCTCTTTTGGTGTCGGGTTCTTTATTCTTATAATCGGGTGGCCTATTTTGGGCATGATTATTGAGTTGTATGGATTCATCATACTATTCAG TGGATTCTGGCCTACACTGGCCGTTTTCATACAGAAGATTCCTGTTCTTGGTTGGTTGGTTGAACAACCATATATTCGATCG CTGTTTGATCGCTATAGAGGCAAGCGAGTGCCCGTATAA
- the LOC106763016 gene encoding vesicle-associated membrane protein 711, with the protein MGILYALVGRGSVVLAEYSGTTTNASAIARQILEKIPGNNDTHVSYSQDRYIFHVKRTDGLTVLCMADDTAGRRLPFAFLEDIHQKFVRTYGRAVHSAQPYGMNEEFSRVLNQQMEYYSSDPNADRINRLKGEMSQVRNVMIENIDKVLDRGDRLELLVDKTANMQGNTFRFRKQARRFRSTVWWRNVKLTIALILILLVIVYVVLAFVCHGPALPSCF; encoded by the exons ATGGGGATCCTGTACGCGCTGGTAGGTCGCGGATCGGTGGTGCTGGCGGAGTACAGCGGCACCACCACCAACGCCAGCGCAATCGCGCGGCAGATTCTCGAGAAGATCCCAGGCAATAACGACACGCACGTTTCCTACTCTCAGGATCGCTACATCTTCCACGTTAAACGCACCGATGGACTCACTGTTCTCTGCATGGCTGACGACACTGCCGGCA GGAGACTTCCTTTCGCGTTTCTCGAGGATATTCATCAGAAGTTCGTGCGGACTTACGGGCGAGCCGTTCACTCCGCGCAGCCTTACGGAATGAACGAGGAGTTCTCTAGGGTTTTGAATCAGCAGATGGAGTATTACTCCAGCGATCCTAACGCCGATAGGATCAATCGGCTCAAAGGTGAAATGTCTCAG GTACGAAATGTCATGATAGAAAATATTGACAAAGTTTTAGATCGAGGTGATCGGTTGGAGTTGCTGGTGGATAAAACTGCTAATATGCAAGGAAATACATTTCGCTTCAGGAAGCAAGCTCGCCGCTTCAGAAGCACCGTGTGGTGGAGAAATGTCAAGCTCAC GATTGCACTTATTCTCATCCTACTTGTAATAGTTTATGTTGTGCTGGCTTTTGTTTGCCATGGGCCCGCGCTACCATCTTGCTTTTAG